The Deltaproteobacteria bacterium genome contains a region encoding:
- a CDS encoding indolepyruvate oxidoreductase subunit beta, translating into MKNNVTSVYMVGVGGQGIIRASDILCEVVMRSGLDVKKSEVHGMAQRGGSVTSHVRYGERVYSPLAAKGGVDILVAFERLEALRNLDYVKPDGRVIMSELELYPPAVNLGVAPYPEGVAETVRKRVSDVKEINTTRIAVKAGNIRAENTVLLGVLSTYLDVDVRIWSQVLHDSFPPKLRDVNLRAFEAGRAA; encoded by the coding sequence ATGAAGAATAACGTGACCAGCGTCTATATGGTTGGTGTCGGCGGCCAGGGAATCATCCGGGCGAGCGATATTCTCTGTGAGGTCGTCATGAGATCGGGCCTCGACGTCAAAAAAAGTGAAGTCCACGGTATGGCTCAACGGGGCGGCAGCGTTACGAGTCACGTCCGTTACGGAGAAAGGGTTTACTCGCCCCTCGCCGCGAAAGGCGGGGTCGATATTCTCGTGGCCTTTGAAAGACTGGAGGCTCTGCGTAATCTGGATTATGTGAAGCCAGACGGACGGGTCATCATGAGTGAACTCGAGCTCTATCCCCCGGCCGTGAACCTGGGTGTGGCGCCCTACCCGGAAGGGGTCGCCGAGACAGTCCGGAAACGGGTGTCGGACGTGAAGGAAATCAACACCACCCGGATCGCCGTCAAGGCCGGCAATATCAGGGCTGAAAATACGGTTCTTTTGGGGGTCCTTTCTACCTATCTCGACGTCGACGTCAGGATATGGAGCCAGGTGCTCCACGATTCTTTTCCGCCCAAGCTGCGGGATGTGAACCTGCGGGCGTTCGAGGCAGGACGGGCCGCCTGA
- the ispG gene encoding flavodoxin-dependent (E)-4-hydroxy-3-methylbut-2-enyl-diphosphate synthase produces the protein MQKRKTTRTVHVGDVRIGGDAPVAVQSMTSTDTRDVQATCEQIGKLAGAGCEIVRVAVPDLEAVSVLSEIRRRSPLPIVADIHFDDRLALLAIGQGVDGIRINPGNIPREKFKDIALAAKDRGVCMRLGINGGSLEKDLLARHGGPTAPALAESALRSVAYLEELGFGNLKVSLKSSNVATMIDACRVFSQKCDYPLHLGVSEAGTLLPSAMKSSVGVEILLAEGIGDTIRVSVTGDPVQEMAVAWGILRALNLRERGPEIISCPTCGRCEIDLPALVKEAERKLAHVETPLKIALMGCVVNGPGEAVEADIGIAGGKGSGMLFKKGRVVRKIRESEFIPVLLAEVEKMAGKIIVH, from the coding sequence ATGCAAAAAAGGAAAACGACCAGAACCGTCCATGTCGGGGATGTACGGATAGGCGGTGATGCCCCGGTGGCAGTCCAGTCCATGACCTCCACCGACACCCGTGATGTACAGGCGACATGCGAGCAGATCGGGAAACTGGCCGGGGCCGGCTGTGAGATTGTCCGGGTAGCGGTTCCGGATCTGGAGGCCGTCTCTGTTTTATCCGAAATTCGCAGGCGATCCCCCCTCCCGATTGTCGCCGATATTCACTTTGACGACCGCCTGGCCCTGCTGGCCATTGGTCAAGGCGTGGACGGCATCCGTATCAATCCCGGCAACATTCCCAGAGAAAAGTTCAAGGACATTGCTCTGGCGGCCAAGGACCGTGGCGTTTGCATGCGGCTGGGCATCAACGGCGGTTCCCTCGAAAAAGACCTCCTGGCCCGGCATGGCGGCCCCACGGCACCGGCTCTCGCGGAAAGCGCCTTGCGGAGTGTCGCTTATCTGGAGGAGCTGGGGTTTGGCAATCTCAAGGTATCCCTGAAATCGTCGAACGTGGCAACCATGATCGATGCCTGTCGGGTGTTTTCGCAGAAGTGTGACTATCCCCTGCACCTGGGCGTATCCGAAGCCGGGACACTCCTTCCCTCTGCCATGAAATCCTCCGTGGGAGTCGAGATTTTGCTGGCCGAAGGGATCGGTGACACCATCCGGGTGTCGGTGACGGGTGATCCGGTTCAGGAGATGGCCGTCGCCTGGGGAATTCTCCGGGCATTGAACCTCCGTGAACGGGGCCCTGAAATCATCTCCTGCCCGACCTGTGGACGCTGCGAAATCGATCTTCCGGCTTTGGTAAAGGAAGCCGAGCGGAAATTGGCCCATGTGGAAACACCGCTGAAAATCGCCCTGATGGGATGCGTGGTGAATGGTCCCGGCGAGGCGGTGGAGGCGGATATCGGGATCGCCGGCGGTAAAGGAAGCGGAATGCTGTTCAAGAAAGGGCGGGTCGTACGAAAAATCAGGGAGTCGGAATTTATCCCGGTTCTTCTCGCCGAGGTCGAAAAAATGGCGGGTAAAATCATCGTTCATTGA
- a CDS encoding proline--tRNA ligase produces MRYSNLFLPTVKEVPSDAEIASHQLMIRAGLIRKLTSGIYSYLPLGLRTVRKVEQIVREEMNRAGAQEVFLPMVQPAELWQESGRWVFYGKELLRFRDRHDREYCLGPTHEEVITDLVRNEIKTYRQLPRNLYQIQTKFRDEIRPRFGVMRCREFSMKDAYSFDADDEGADLSYGRMFEAYQRIFARCGLVFRSVEADTGSIGGSFSHEFMVMAASGEDGIVYCDRCTYAANLEKAEVSEPEGPSADKGALAPLEEVHTPGVRTIEEVCAFLRVTPADVVKTLIFNADGKAVAVLVRGDEEVNEIKVRNYLGCDELELAGDDMILAVTGSPRGFAGAVGIGTRIIADYSLMGMKNMVMGANREDYHVKNVNLDRDFRADEFADLRVVREGDVCPRCQGTLTFARGIEVGHVFKLGTKYSKALKAVYLDKNGREQVMVMGCYGIGITRTVAAAIEQYHDDDGIIWPVPIAPFQVIITPVNSNEKALCTAAEDLYRSLADKGVDVLLDDRDERAGVKFKDADLIGIPYRVTIGPKKLAEGKVEVKNRKTGDVLDVDLAGVTDYLAAAVNTELEGLG; encoded by the coding sequence ATGCGCTATTCGAATCTTTTTTTACCCACCGTCAAGGAGGTTCCCTCCGATGCGGAAATAGCCAGTCATCAGCTGATGATCCGGGCGGGCCTGATCAGAAAGTTGACCAGTGGCATTTATTCTTATCTGCCCCTTGGCCTGAGAACCGTTCGGAAGGTGGAGCAGATCGTACGTGAGGAGATGAACCGGGCAGGCGCCCAGGAGGTCTTCCTGCCCATGGTCCAGCCGGCGGAACTCTGGCAGGAATCGGGCCGCTGGGTTTTCTACGGCAAGGAATTGCTGCGTTTCCGGGATCGGCATGACCGTGAGTACTGTCTGGGCCCGACTCACGAGGAAGTCATCACCGATCTTGTACGCAACGAGATTAAAACGTACCGGCAACTTCCCCGGAACCTCTACCAGATTCAAACGAAATTTCGTGATGAAATCCGGCCGCGTTTCGGTGTTATGCGCTGCCGCGAATTCAGTATGAAGGATGCGTACAGCTTCGACGCCGATGACGAAGGGGCCGATTTGAGTTACGGCAGGATGTTTGAGGCCTATCAGCGGATTTTTGCCCGTTGCGGCCTGGTGTTCCGGTCCGTCGAAGCCGATACGGGTTCCATAGGCGGTAGTTTTTCCCACGAATTCATGGTCATGGCGGCCTCCGGTGAAGACGGGATTGTTTACTGCGACCGTTGCACTTACGCGGCGAACCTGGAAAAGGCTGAGGTCTCGGAACCGGAGGGGCCTTCGGCCGACAAGGGAGCCCTGGCGCCCCTGGAGGAGGTGCATACCCCTGGCGTCAGGACCATCGAAGAGGTCTGCGCCTTTCTGCGGGTTACACCGGCCGATGTGGTCAAAACACTGATCTTCAATGCCGACGGCAAGGCGGTGGCCGTCCTGGTCCGGGGCGACGAGGAGGTCAATGAAATCAAAGTCCGGAATTACCTGGGATGTGATGAACTGGAATTGGCGGGGGACGATATGATCCTCGCCGTCACGGGATCCCCCAGGGGGTTTGCCGGTGCTGTTGGAATTGGAACCCGTATTATCGCCGATTACTCCCTCATGGGCATGAAAAACATGGTCATGGGGGCCAATCGTGAGGATTACCATGTGAAAAACGTCAACCTGGACCGCGATTTCAGGGCCGACGAATTTGCCGACCTCAGGGTGGTCCGGGAAGGTGATGTCTGTCCCCGCTGCCAGGGAACGCTCACCTTTGCCCGGGGCATCGAGGTGGGGCATGTGTTCAAGTTGGGGACGAAATACAGCAAAGCCCTGAAGGCCGTCTATCTGGACAAGAACGGCAGGGAACAGGTCATGGTCATGGGATGTTACGGTATCGGCATTACCAGAACGGTGGCCGCCGCCATTGAGCAGTATCATGACGACGATGGCATCATCTGGCCCGTGCCAATCGCTCCGTTCCAGGTGATCATCACGCCGGTGAACAGCAACGAAAAAGCCCTGTGCACGGCGGCGGAGGATCTCTATCGGAGCCTGGCGGACAAAGGGGTGGACGTACTTCTCGACGACCGGGATGAGAGGGCGGGGGTTAAATTTAAGGACGCCGACCTGATCGGCATTCCTTATCGTGTGACGATTGGGCCCAAAAAGCTCGCGGAAGGAAAAGTCGAAGTCAAGAATCGTAAAACCGGTGACGTGCTGGATGTCGATCTCGCCGGGGTGACGGATTATCTGGCGGCGGCCGTCAACACCGAGCTGGAAGGATTGGGCTGA
- a CDS encoding bifunctional (p)ppGpp synthetase/guanosine-3',5'-bis(diphosphate) 3'-pyrophosphohydrolase, translated as MLRITDILDEAGTYLNPDDLEIIEKAYIYSATVHQGQVRLSGEPYLTHPMEVAGILVGMEVDAATIVTGLLHDTVEDTLATLPEIEEAFGKDVVFLVDGLTKISKITFESKEERQAENFRKMILAMSTDIRILLVKLADRLHNMRTLEFHPPEKQKYIAKETMDLFAPLANRLGINWMKTELEDLAFRYLNHEDYNELARRVAKKREEREQYTEEVRKIIADEMAKYDLKCEVEGRPKHFYGIYKKMREQRIDFDEVYDLTAFRVILDSDKEKDCYEALSIVHAHWKPIPGRFKDYIAIPKVNNYRSLHTTVIGPYGERVEIQIRTREMHEWAEEGIAAHWRYKEKRSLYQGSDEEQIKKLRELLEVQKDLTNPREFMSNLKLALFPDEVYVFTPDGDVRSFPKGSTPIDFAYSIHTDVGHQCIGAKVNRSIVPLKYELQNGDTVEIITQSGHHPSKDWLKFAVTSRARQKIKYWINTEERIKSIALGRDLLEREFRKRNLKYGQFIKSEEIKQIYEDYSLNSLDDLLAMVGYFKLSPKRVVNYMLPEPEEEGTEEKSALPVRRRDRPKSSAGISLTGIEDILVRFGKCCDPIPGDEVLGFVSRGRGITVHKADCPNIQGAEPDRLVELEWNIKERHTYPVHIRVVCKDTKGALAEISAVIASSDVNISQAHVDTGDLSAVLNFRVEVSDLDQFNKIVSAIKRIKNVQSVERLRHV; from the coding sequence ATGCTGCGTATCACCGACATCCTGGATGAAGCCGGGACATATCTCAACCCCGATGACCTGGAAATCATCGAAAAAGCCTACATCTATTCGGCGACGGTTCATCAGGGACAGGTACGCCTCTCCGGAGAACCCTACCTGACCCATCCCATGGAAGTGGCGGGGATTCTCGTCGGCATGGAAGTCGATGCGGCGACGATTGTGACGGGGCTGCTCCACGATACGGTGGAGGATACCCTGGCCACCCTGCCTGAAATCGAGGAGGCCTTCGGGAAGGATGTCGTGTTTCTCGTCGACGGGCTGACCAAAATCAGCAAAATCACCTTTGAAAGCAAGGAAGAACGTCAGGCGGAAAATTTCCGCAAGATGATCCTGGCCATGTCCACGGATATCCGGATTCTTCTGGTTAAGCTGGCCGACCGTCTTCACAACATGCGCACCCTGGAGTTTCATCCCCCTGAAAAACAGAAGTACATCGCCAAAGAAACGATGGACCTCTTCGCCCCCCTGGCGAATCGCCTCGGGATAAACTGGATGAAAACCGAGTTGGAGGATCTGGCGTTCCGCTATCTGAATCATGAGGATTACAATGAACTGGCTCGGCGGGTGGCGAAAAAGAGGGAGGAACGGGAACAGTACACGGAGGAAGTGCGCAAAATCATCGCCGATGAAATGGCGAAGTACGATCTGAAGTGCGAGGTCGAGGGCAGGCCCAAGCATTTTTACGGAATCTACAAGAAAATGCGGGAGCAGCGAATCGACTTCGACGAGGTATATGACCTGACAGCCTTTCGGGTCATTCTTGATTCCGACAAGGAAAAGGACTGCTATGAGGCCCTGAGCATCGTTCACGCCCACTGGAAGCCGATTCCCGGGCGGTTCAAGGATTATATCGCCATCCCCAAGGTAAACAACTACCGTTCCCTGCACACGACGGTTATCGGGCCGTACGGCGAGCGGGTCGAAATTCAGATTCGCACGCGGGAAATGCACGAGTGGGCGGAAGAGGGGATTGCGGCGCACTGGCGCTATAAGGAAAAACGGTCCCTTTACCAGGGAAGCGATGAGGAGCAGATCAAAAAACTCCGGGAGCTTCTGGAGGTGCAGAAGGATCTGACGAACCCGCGTGAATTCATGTCCAACCTGAAGCTGGCCCTGTTCCCGGACGAAGTGTACGTCTTTACGCCCGACGGTGATGTCCGTTCATTTCCCAAGGGTTCAACGCCAATCGATTTTGCCTACAGTATCCATACGGATGTCGGTCATCAGTGTATCGGCGCCAAGGTCAACCGGAGCATTGTTCCCCTGAAGTATGAACTCCAGAACGGCGACACGGTGGAAATCATCACCCAGTCGGGCCATCACCCGAGTAAGGATTGGTTGAAGTTCGCCGTGACTTCCCGGGCCCGGCAGAAGATCAAATACTGGATCAATACGGAAGAACGGATCAAAAGCATCGCCCTCGGCCGGGATCTGCTGGAGAGGGAATTCCGGAAGCGAAATCTCAAATACGGTCAATTTATCAAGTCCGAAGAAATCAAACAGATATACGAGGATTATTCACTGAATTCGCTCGACGATCTCCTTGCCATGGTGGGTTATTTCAAGTTGTCGCCGAAGAGGGTCGTCAACTACATGCTGCCGGAACCGGAAGAGGAAGGCACGGAAGAAAAGTCGGCCCTGCCTGTCAGGAGAAGGGATCGCCCCAAATCATCCGCCGGCATCTCCCTTACCGGTATCGAGGATATCTTGGTCCGTTTCGGCAAGTGCTGCGATCCGATCCCCGGCGACGAAGTTCTCGGCTTCGTTTCACGGGGGCGGGGCATCACGGTGCATAAGGCCGATTGCCCGAATATTCAGGGGGCCGAGCCGGACCGCCTTGTCGAGCTGGAATGGAACATCAAGGAACGTCACACCTACCCGGTTCACATCCGGGTGGTGTGCAAAGACACAAAGGGCGCCCTGGCGGAGATCAGCGCCGTTATTGCGTCGTCTGATGTGAATATCAGCCAGGCCCATGTTGACACGGGAGATTTGAGTGCCGTCCTCAATTTCCGGGTTGAAGTCAGTGACTTGGACCAGTTCAATAAGATCGTATCGGCAATAAAACGTATCAAAAACGTGCAATCTGTCGAACGGCTTCGACATGTTTAG
- a CDS encoding N-acetylmuramoyl-L-alanine amidase, with translation MRSTFLKSIFFFMLLLFAVSPEIFAQSAAQGGFRVLIDPAHGGADPGVILPDKTAEKDITLALAVSLKKYLEESDPRIKVSLTRSSDKTVSIADRRNMVKKYKAALMVSLHANAGFGPDASGYEISLPGLKHLGGSASGEGVVTNMERTKYANDSIRLAQLIQKNLEIIFPRKGRGIREVPVLVLMGLSVPSVCVEVGFLTNKDDKGKILDKDAQKDVARSIGRGIRGFFD, from the coding sequence ATGAGATCCACCTTCTTGAAATCCATCTTTTTCTTTATGCTGCTTCTGTTTGCCGTTTCTCCCGAAATTTTCGCACAATCGGCTGCGCAGGGTGGTTTCAGGGTGCTGATCGATCCCGCCCACGGTGGAGCAGATCCGGGGGTCATCCTGCCTGACAAGACCGCGGAGAAGGACATCACCCTTGCCCTGGCCGTTTCACTGAAGAAGTATCTCGAAGAGAGCGATCCGCGGATCAAAGTCTCCTTGACCCGATCGTCTGATAAAACAGTTTCCATTGCTGACCGCCGTAACATGGTTAAAAAATACAAGGCGGCCCTGATGGTCAGCCTCCATGCGAATGCCGGTTTTGGTCCTGACGCATCGGGCTACGAGATCAGCCTGCCCGGGCTCAAGCATCTTGGTGGAAGCGCCTCAGGCGAAGGTGTGGTCACGAATATGGAGAGAACAAAATACGCCAACGACAGCATTCGTTTGGCCCAATTGATCCAGAAAAATCTGGAAATTATTTTTCCCCGGAAGGGACGCGGGATACGGGAAGTTCCCGTTCTGGTTTTGATGGGTCTATCCGTGCCTTCCGTTTGTGTGGAAGTGGGTTTTCTGACGAACAAGGACGACAAGGGCAAAATTCTGGACAAGGATGCTCAGAAGGATGTCGCACGATCCATCGGCCGGGGTATTCGCGGTTTTTTTGATTGA
- the rph gene encoding ribonuclease PH, with product MSRSGGRLSNEIRDLKITNRFLEFSEGSVLIEMGHTKVLCTAKLEERVPPFLKGTGRGWLTAEYSMLPGSTPDRTARENSRGGVGGRTHEIQRLIGRSLRAVTNLDVLGERQIYIDCDVLQADGGTRTASITGAFIALAELCRSLVRKEIIAEMPLLDFVSAVSVGVVDGEVLLDLEYVEDSQAEVDMNVVMTGSGRFIEVQGTAEGEPFERSVMERLIDLASEGIRTLIEKQEEILGDVI from the coding sequence ATGTCAAGGTCTGGCGGCCGTTTGAGCAATGAGATTCGGGATTTGAAAATTACCAACCGGTTTCTCGAGTTTTCCGAGGGGTCGGTCCTCATCGAAATGGGGCACACAAAAGTGCTCTGTACGGCAAAACTCGAAGAACGGGTGCCGCCGTTTCTGAAGGGGACGGGCAGAGGCTGGTTGACGGCCGAGTATTCCATGCTGCCCGGGTCGACACCGGATCGGACCGCACGGGAAAACTCGCGGGGCGGTGTCGGCGGCCGAACCCATGAAATCCAGCGCCTGATCGGACGATCGCTGCGGGCGGTCACGAACCTGGATGTGCTGGGCGAAAGGCAGATCTACATCGATTGCGATGTACTTCAGGCAGATGGCGGGACCCGTACCGCCTCCATCACAGGGGCCTTCATCGCCCTCGCCGAGTTGTGCCGGAGTCTGGTGCGGAAAGAGATCATTGCCGAAATGCCCCTGCTGGACTTTGTCTCCGCCGTCAGTGTCGGCGTCGTGGATGGGGAAGTCCTGCTGGATTTGGAATATGTGGAAGATTCGCAGGCGGAAGTGGACATGAACGTCGTCATGACCGGATCGGGACGTTTCATCGAGGTACAGGGGACGGCGGAAGGGGAGCCTTTTGAAAGATCGGTGATGGAACGGCTGATCGATCTGGCCTCGGAAGGAATCCGGACCCTGATAGAGAAGCAGGAAGAAATTCTGGGGGATGTAATCTGA
- a CDS encoding XTP/dITP diphosphatase, which yields MKRLVIASKNRGKIEEIRHVLDMPDMNIRSLADYDAVPRVVENGRTYLENALKKAKAYADFTGEAVLADDSGLEVDSLNGEPGIHSARYAGPDATDEENYLKLLKKMEGIPPEKRGAGFRCVLVLYRPGGRYASFEGFWRGMIHTKPLGNKGFGYDPVFFLPDQRLTAAELPPEMKNALSHRAQVLDLFRTWLQNH from the coding sequence CTGAAACGTCTGGTCATTGCCTCGAAGAATCGGGGGAAAATCGAGGAAATTCGTCATGTTCTCGATATGCCGGATATGAACATCCGATCCCTGGCGGACTACGATGCGGTGCCGAGGGTTGTTGAAAACGGACGGACTTACCTGGAAAACGCTTTGAAGAAAGCGAAAGCGTACGCCGATTTTACAGGCGAAGCCGTGCTGGCCGATGATTCAGGGCTGGAAGTTGATTCCCTTAATGGAGAACCGGGGATTCATTCAGCCCGTTATGCCGGCCCCGACGCCACGGATGAAGAAAACTATCTGAAACTGCTGAAAAAAATGGAAGGAATTCCTCCGGAAAAGAGGGGGGCCGGGTTCCGATGTGTCCTCGTTTTATACCGGCCGGGTGGCCGTTATGCATCTTTCGAGGGGTTCTGGCGGGGGATGATTCATACGAAGCCCCTTGGAAACAAAGGGTTCGGTTATGATCCCGTCTTTTTTCTGCCTGATCAGAGGCTGACGGCTGCGGAACTGCCGCCGGAAATGAAAAATGCGCTGAGTCACCGGGCGCAGGTGCTTGATCTGTTCAGGACATGGCTTCAGAACCACTGA